The genomic interval ACATATCGAGGAAGGTCGCTGAGAAATTCCCAGAAGTGACCAGGATCGTGCAGGACATCTTCACGTCGGATGCTGCCAAGTCGACCGAGCCAGAGGTCGCCGCTGAGAAGGCTAGGCTCTCGGAAGACGCCTTGGCAAGGGTGCGCGAGGAGAAGGTCGAGGAGCTGGCGGAGGAGCTTTACGGAGACAGGGCAGAGCTGCTGCTGCTCTTCGGGAGGCTTGATGAGGCCTTCGATTTCCTTGGGAAGTCGCTGCGGCTGGAGGGTGAGAACGCACACCTGATGACCGCGGCGGGAAACGTTCTCTACCATCTTGGGAAGGGGGAGGCGGCTGCCAAGACCTACGAACACGCCCTTGCCACTGATGCCGCGTTCATGCCCGCTCTCTTCAACCTGGACACGATCGCTCTTGAGACGGGGGATCCGGAGCGCGCTGCCAAGGTCAGCGAAGCACTGAGGAAATCGACCTTCGGTTGGCAGACCAGAGCGGCGGCGTCATTGGTCGCCTTCAATAAGAGGGATCACAAGCAAGCGCTGGAAGACATCGAGGTCGCGCTCGCAATGGAGGACCTGGGCGCGCTTCAGAACTACAAAGGCCTCCTCAAGCTCGAAACAGGGGACTTTGCGGGAGCCTCAGAGGCGTTCGAGAAGACGAAGGCAATGCCCTTAGACCCCGCCGGGGCGTTCAATAATAGCGGGATCCTGCTATTGAGGAAGGGCGAGCTGGAGAAGGCCAGCAATGAACTGGACAGATCAATCAGACTGCAAAGGAACAACCACGCTGCGTGGAACAACAGGGGGTGCGTGCTGTACAGACTTGAGCGCGTTCGCGAGGCCATCGCGTGCTTCGAGGAGTCCTCCGTCATGCTCCCTACCACGGTTGCCCTGTCCAACAAGGGCTTCAGCCAGCTGGCCATCGACATGCTGAACGACGCGGTCCAGGCCTTCGACCAGTCTCTGAAGATCGCGGAGACCCCGGAGGCATACAACTGCAAGGGGATAGTTCTTGAACGGCTGGGTAGGCACGAAGACGCCTTGGTTTCATTTAAGGAGGCTCTTAGGATGTCCCCGCAGTTCAAGGATGCAAGCGACAACGCCAGAAGGGTTATCGTAAGGACGGACCTTCAGAAGGGAGTCCAGCATCCAGCATCATCAGCGCAGTCTCCTCCCGGGGAGGAGATCATAGGGGACAAGGAGAAGGCGGAGACCTCCCTCGAAGCGGTTTCCGAGAGCTCTCTGCGCGAGATGCGCAAGCAGGAGCTCGAAGCCATTTGCGAGTCCCTCGGTCTAAGCCCGCGCGGCACACGGGCAGACCTCATTCTGAGGATACTGAAGGTCAAAGGGAAAAAACCCAAG from Candidatus Thermoplasmatota archaeon carries:
- a CDS encoding tetratricopeptide repeat protein, with translation MVELDKILSERSDERVLKAIKEVSDPEFAKLVEAILGYLELKVVHSRPKGTFVIVECIHRPDGKKYIVFFSRRDMVITTADITSLISYMSKTESPNALVLTTSSIERDAAALAEKSNIGLADATKLAALLRRFDLDKEVIRAAEIWKERAKVATIPGADRQLEEAMRFGYESIASRDFMKALDHFDRAIMLREDYDVPWRLKGNVLDEMGYHEQALECYKHALELFPESDETWFSLGSCLFSLARYSEEIICYDRALQYNPIMQKALINKGSTLHRLGKYQEALETYDKVLKINYRLEKVHNNKGATLHSLGQLNDALASYNRAIELKHDYVEAWMNKGSLLYEMGRYGEAYEALTEMTHIRPELPKGWYMRGLASKKTSNISQAKASFEAALRLDPDYADAKRALDDISRKVAEKFPEVTRIVQDIFTSDAAKSTEPEVAAEKARLSEDALARVREEKVEELAEELYGDRAELLLLFGRLDEAFDFLGKSLRLEGENAHLMTAAGNVLYHLGKGEAAAKTYEHALATDAAFMPALFNLDTIALETGDPERAAKVSEALRKSTFGWQTRAAASLVAFNKRDHKQALEDIEVALAMEDLGALQNYKGLLKLETGDFAGASEAFEKTKAMPLDPAGAFNNSGILLLRKGELEKASNELDRSIRLQRNNHAAWNNRGCVLYRLERVREAIACFEESSVMLPTTVALSNKGFSQLAIDMLNDAVQAFDQSLKIAETPEAYNCKGIVLERLGRHEDALVSFKEALRMSPQFKDASDNARRVIVRTDLQKGVQHPASSAQSPPGEEIIGDKEKAETSLEAVSESSLREMRKQELEAICESLGLSPRGTRADLILRILKVKGKKPK